A single window of Candidatus Flexicrinis affinis DNA harbors:
- a CDS encoding ATP-binding cassette domain-containing protein — MDSINREIVADNLVKRYGDFAAVDGVSFKVESGEIFGFLGPNGAGKSTTVQMLTTLGLPTSGRATVGGYDIVSQAADVRRIAGVALQDIGLDPIMKSLELLTIQGQLFGETRRDALKRAHKLLDIVKLSEYKDRRVGKYSGGMRRRLDLALALVHRPEILFLDEPTTGLDPASRRDIWAEVRRLNREYNMTIFLTTQYLEEADELADRIAIINRGQIVSEGQPAALKAALGKESVNVTLRDTVSAERAAETLKDMFEKTQIDRRTVRLYRANAAEVVPAVVNRLTSADLEAVSLTLTQPTLDDVFLEVTGQRFEVEEESVPAEA; from the coding sequence ATGGATTCCATCAATCGTGAGATCGTTGCGGACAATCTGGTCAAGCGATACGGCGATTTCGCCGCAGTCGACGGCGTGTCATTCAAGGTCGAAAGCGGCGAAATCTTCGGATTTCTTGGCCCTAACGGCGCAGGCAAGTCGACCACTGTTCAAATGCTGACGACGCTCGGACTCCCGACGTCTGGGCGTGCCACAGTCGGCGGGTATGACATCGTGTCGCAAGCCGCAGATGTCCGCCGAATCGCCGGTGTCGCGCTGCAGGACATCGGGCTTGACCCGATCATGAAGTCGCTCGAACTGCTCACCATTCAGGGCCAGCTCTTCGGCGAGACGCGTCGAGATGCGCTGAAACGGGCCCACAAGCTGCTCGATATTGTCAAGCTGTCGGAGTACAAGGACCGGCGAGTTGGCAAGTACTCGGGCGGTATGCGGCGCCGCCTCGATCTAGCGCTGGCGCTGGTGCACCGGCCGGAGATTCTGTTCCTTGACGAACCCACCACCGGCCTCGACCCGGCCAGCCGACGCGACATTTGGGCGGAAGTCCGGCGCCTAAATCGCGAATACAACATGACCATCTTCCTCACGACCCAGTATCTGGAGGAAGCCGACGAACTGGCCGACCGCATCGCGATCATCAACCGCGGGCAAATCGTCAGCGAAGGTCAGCCGGCAGCGCTCAAGGCTGCGCTGGGCAAGGAATCGGTGAACGTGACCCTGCGCGATACCGTAAGCGCCGAGCGCGCCGCCGAGACGCTCAAGGATATGTTCGAGAAGACCCAGATCGATCGGCGCACCGTTCGCCTGTACCGTGCCAACGCCGCCGAAGTCGTCCCCGCCGTGGTCAACCGTTTGACCAGCGCCGACCTCGAAGCGGTTTCGCTCACGCTCACCCAGCCGACTCTCGACGACGTGTTCCTCGAAGTCACGGGACAGCGGTTCGAAGTCGAAGAAGAATCCGTTCCCGCCGAAGCCTAA
- a CDS encoding amino acid ABC transporter ATP-binding protein, with protein sequence MTKTTGEPIIICNTVNKWFGEFHVLRDVTVNIAQREVVVVIGPSGSGKSTFIRCINRLEEHQEGDIIVDGIPLGNDVRNIAAIRREIGMVFQQFNLFPHLTVMQNISLAPMQVRRLPRAQAEKKAQELLERVGIPEQANKYPGQLSGGQQQRVAIARALAMEPKIMLFDEPTSALDPEMIKEVLDVMKELALSGMTMIVVTHEMGFAREVADRILFFDQGRIVEEGDPQTFFDLNVDHHERTKAFLSQIL encoded by the coding sequence ATGACCAAGACCACCGGTGAGCCCATCATCATCTGCAACACCGTAAACAAGTGGTTCGGCGAGTTTCACGTCCTGCGCGACGTCACAGTGAACATCGCCCAGCGCGAGGTGGTCGTCGTGATCGGGCCGTCAGGGTCTGGCAAGTCCACGTTCATTCGGTGTATTAACCGCCTTGAAGAACATCAAGAGGGCGACATCATCGTCGACGGCATCCCGCTTGGTAACGACGTGCGCAATATCGCCGCAATCCGGCGTGAAATCGGCATGGTGTTTCAGCAGTTCAACCTGTTCCCTCACCTGACGGTGATGCAGAACATCAGCCTCGCGCCGATGCAGGTGCGCCGTTTGCCGCGTGCGCAGGCGGAGAAGAAGGCACAAGAACTGCTTGAGCGCGTCGGCATCCCGGAACAGGCAAACAAGTACCCGGGTCAGCTTTCTGGCGGCCAGCAGCAGCGTGTGGCGATCGCGCGCGCGTTGGCGATGGAACCCAAGATCATGTTGTTCGACGAGCCGACGTCTGCCCTTGATCCGGAGATGATTAAGGAAGTGCTGGACGTTATGAAGGAGCTTGCGCTCTCGGGCATGACGATGATCGTCGTGACTCACGAGATGGGCTTTGCGCGTGAAGTGGCCGATCGCATCCTCTTCTTCGATCAGGGCCGCATCGTCGAAGAAGGCGACCCGCAGACCTTCTTTGACCTCAACGTCGACCACCACGAGCGCACGAAGGCGTTCCTATCGCAGATCCTCTAG
- a CDS encoding amino acid ABC transporter permease, whose protein sequence is MVPTTPPAQPWSRRLAMWSWFVMPIVIFLLVAPTDLGRWGGLFLTFMLTVVGIVASFPIGVALALGRRADGLPAIKYFCVTFIEVVRGVPLITVLFLASLALPLVNPTLATVPQAVRAMVAITFFSAAYLAENVRGGLQSVPPGQVEAAKALGMNPVQVTMRITLPQALRAVIPALVGQFISLFKDTSLVAIVGLLDLTKNADNVVAQPEYIGLRQETYIFIAIVYFVFSYAMGYVSRRLERSGSGGARQTKL, encoded by the coding sequence ATGGTTCCGACGACTCCGCCTGCACAGCCGTGGTCGCGTCGCCTTGCGATGTGGTCATGGTTCGTGATGCCAATCGTGATCTTCCTGCTGGTTGCGCCAACCGACCTCGGGCGCTGGGGCGGGCTGTTCCTCACGTTCATGCTGACTGTCGTCGGCATCGTCGCCTCGTTCCCAATTGGCGTCGCATTAGCGCTGGGTCGCCGCGCAGACGGGCTGCCTGCAATCAAGTACTTCTGCGTCACGTTCATCGAAGTGGTGCGCGGTGTTCCGCTGATTACCGTGTTGTTCCTCGCTTCGCTGGCGCTGCCGCTGGTCAACCCAACGCTGGCAACCGTGCCGCAGGCAGTGCGGGCGATGGTCGCGATCACGTTCTTCAGCGCCGCGTATCTGGCCGAGAACGTCCGCGGTGGCTTGCAGTCCGTGCCACCCGGGCAGGTCGAGGCGGCGAAAGCGCTCGGGATGAACCCGGTGCAAGTCACCATGCGAATCACGCTGCCGCAGGCGCTTCGGGCCGTGATTCCGGCCCTTGTTGGCCAGTTCATCTCCTTGTTCAAGGACACGTCGCTGGTCGCGATCGTTGGCTTGCTCGACTTGACTAAGAACGCCGACAACGTCGTCGCACAGCCGGAGTACATCGGCCTGCGTCAAGAGACGTACATCTTCATCGCGATCGTGTATTTCGTTTTCAGCTATGCAATGGGCTATGTCAGCCGCCGCCTCGAACGCAGTGGCAGTGGCGGTGCCCGCCAAACCAAACTGTGA
- a CDS encoding amino acid ABC transporter substrate-binding protein, whose translation MLRKALVFTLAAAVLMLAIAPVAAQAEVGPITQRIIDRGSLICAVNAIVPGFGSQNDAGEFSGFDIDVCRAVAAAILGDANAVTYRAITAAERPTVLASGEADMISRNTTWTLQRDTEWGATFAPTTYYDGAGFMVKTASGAATIEDLEGGTICTNAGTTTELQVTDAFTERGLTFNLQTYQDFDAVMAAFDSDACDAVSTDQSGLISRRATSADPGSYTILPIVISKEPLGPLSPQSDEQFADIIRWTVWGLITAEELGVTSENVNDMLASDNVDIQRLLGQNNNNAGAYLGIANDFMVTVLSAVGNYGEIFDRHLTPLGVERGVNALWTNGGLIYAPPFR comes from the coding sequence ATGCTAAGGAAAGCACTGGTCTTTACCCTTGCCGCCGCGGTGCTGATGCTCGCCATCGCACCTGTGGCCGCTCAGGCCGAGGTCGGCCCGATCACACAGCGCATCATTGATCGCGGATCGTTGATCTGCGCCGTGAACGCGATCGTCCCCGGTTTCGGTTCACAGAACGATGCCGGTGAGTTCAGCGGATTCGACATCGATGTCTGCCGGGCTGTCGCCGCTGCAATTCTCGGTGATGCCAACGCGGTAACGTACCGCGCCATCACCGCGGCTGAGCGCCCGACGGTGTTGGCCTCGGGCGAGGCAGACATGATCAGCCGTAACACGACGTGGACGCTGCAGCGCGACACCGAGTGGGGCGCCACGTTCGCACCGACCACCTATTACGATGGCGCGGGCTTCATGGTCAAGACGGCCTCGGGTGCTGCCACAATCGAAGACCTCGAAGGCGGCACGATCTGCACCAACGCCGGCACGACCACTGAGCTGCAGGTCACCGACGCGTTCACCGAACGCGGTCTGACCTTCAACCTGCAGACCTATCAGGACTTCGACGCCGTGATGGCCGCGTTCGACTCTGATGCTTGCGACGCCGTGTCGACCGACCAGTCCGGTCTGATTTCGCGCCGTGCGACCTCGGCCGACCCCGGCTCGTACACCATCCTTCCGATCGTTATCAGCAAGGAGCCACTCGGCCCGTTGAGCCCGCAGAGCGACGAGCAGTTCGCCGACATCATCCGTTGGACGGTCTGGGGCCTGATCACCGCTGAGGAACTCGGTGTGACCAGCGAGAACGTCAACGATATGCTGGCTTCCGACAACGTCGACATCCAGCGCCTGCTGGGCCAGAACAACAACAACGCTGGCGCGTATCTCGGTATCGCCAACGACTTCATGGTGACCGTGCTTAGCGCGGTCGGCAACTACGGCGAAATCTTTGATCGCCACCTCACCCCGCTGGGTGTGGAGCGCGGCGTCAACGCGCTGTGGACGAACGGTGGTCTGATCTACGCGCCGCCGTTCCGTTAA
- a CDS encoding ABC transporter ATP-binding protein: MLSLNNVEVIYNDVILVLKGLSLQVHEGEIVALLGSNGAGKSTTLKAVSGLLKPENGAVTDGTIVFDNLLIQHRDAAQIVRDGVFQVMEGRRIFEHLNVEENLRAGAYTVSDPQQVRDRIELVFSYFPRLFERRYQVAGFLSGGEQQMLAIGRALMANPRVILLDEPSLGLAPLLVREIFDIIKRINDEQGTTILLVEQNASLALSIAHFAYIMENGRIVLDGTPDDLRSNADVREFYLGLTEVGRRKSYRDVKHYRRRKRWLS; encoded by the coding sequence CTGCTCTCGCTCAACAACGTCGAAGTGATCTATAACGACGTCATCCTCGTGCTGAAGGGCCTCTCGCTGCAGGTACACGAAGGGGAGATCGTCGCGCTGCTAGGCTCCAACGGCGCCGGCAAGTCGACCACGCTGAAGGCGGTGAGCGGGCTGCTCAAGCCTGAGAATGGTGCCGTCACCGACGGGACAATCGTGTTCGACAATCTGTTGATTCAGCACCGTGACGCGGCACAGATCGTGCGCGACGGGGTCTTTCAAGTCATGGAGGGGCGTCGGATCTTCGAGCACCTCAACGTCGAAGAGAACCTGCGCGCCGGTGCGTATACTGTGAGCGATCCGCAGCAGGTACGCGACCGCATCGAACTCGTTTTCAGCTACTTCCCGCGTTTGTTCGAACGCAGGTATCAGGTTGCCGGCTTCCTGTCCGGCGGCGAGCAACAGATGTTGGCGATTGGTCGCGCGCTCATGGCGAACCCGCGTGTCATCCTGCTCGATGAGCCATCGCTCGGCCTCGCGCCGCTGTTGGTGCGCGAGATCTTCGACATCATCAAGCGAATCAACGACGAGCAGGGCACGACGATCCTGCTGGTCGAACAGAACGCCAGCCTCGCCCTCTCGATTGCCCACTTTGCGTACATCATGGAGAACGGGCGCATCGTTCTTGACGGTACGCCAGACGATCTACGCAGCAACGCCGACGTGCGCGAGTTCTACCTCGGCCTGACCGAGGTCGGCCGGCGCAAGAGCTACCGCGATGTCAAGCACTACCGCCGCCGCAAGCGTTGGCTGTCTTAG
- a CDS encoding MarR family transcriptional regulator has translation MSDIPHPREIAQAALEIIPFIMRVMSAEIRSGGHDLSAGNMGLLGQLNEAPATLGHLATVNRVSAPTMSNTVTVLEERGLVRRVRDTEDRRIVRVEITDAGRKLLKDIDRYTAERISEFLEPLTDDERVTLLSGLRLLSQTFAKAMGSYRPMERIGHGSISEDQDEA, from the coding sequence ATGTCCGACATCCCCCACCCTCGCGAGATTGCACAGGCGGCACTGGAGATCATCCCATTCATCATGCGTGTGATGAGTGCGGAGATCCGCTCCGGCGGCCACGATCTTTCGGCGGGCAACATGGGCTTGCTCGGGCAGCTTAACGAGGCCCCGGCCACGCTAGGTCATCTTGCGACGGTTAACCGCGTCAGCGCGCCGACGATGTCGAACACCGTCACCGTGCTCGAAGAGCGCGGACTTGTGCGGCGCGTACGCGATACCGAAGACCGGCGCATCGTGCGGGTCGAGATCACCGATGCCGGGCGCAAACTCCTGAAGGATATTGACCGTTACACGGCCGAGCGCATTAGCGAGTTTCTGGAGCCCCTGACCGACGACGAACGCGTGACATTGCTCAGCGGGCTGCGCCTGCTCAGCCAAACGTTCGCCAAGGCGATGGGCAGCTACCGGCCAATGGAACGAATCGGGCATGGTTCGATATCGGAAGATCAGGACGAGGCGTAG
- a CDS encoding TetR family transcriptional regulator codes for MTRSVRRTPVQERAVNRRERILQATAQLLSELDYAAINVAAIAERAETSIGSIYQFYPNKDAILHALAADYLADMRESNADVFNNVSLSIGQQAEQAVSWLFEYEANHPGFHHVLKSDWVSSEIKNAVAEMHAHMTAAIGTFIASVAPNLSRVTRHLAAELILATSKGVMGEMALHDPEQREAARQQLVRLITLYVEDLARQSAR; via the coding sequence ATGACTCGGTCCGTCCGTCGAACACCGGTACAAGAGCGCGCCGTCAACAGGCGCGAACGAATCCTGCAGGCGACCGCACAACTCCTCAGCGAGCTCGACTACGCCGCGATCAACGTCGCCGCGATCGCCGAACGTGCCGAAACTTCGATCGGGTCGATCTACCAGTTCTACCCGAACAAAGACGCGATTCTGCACGCGCTCGCGGCCGACTACCTTGCTGACATGCGCGAGTCGAACGCCGATGTGTTCAACAACGTGTCGCTGTCAATTGGGCAGCAGGCCGAGCAGGCCGTAAGCTGGCTGTTCGAATATGAGGCCAATCACCCCGGTTTCCACCACGTGCTCAAGAGCGACTGGGTGTCATCGGAAATCAAGAACGCCGTCGCCGAGATGCACGCCCACATGACGGCGGCGATCGGAACCTTTATTGCATCGGTCGCACCGAACCTGTCGCGAGTGACACGCCATCTTGCCGCAGAGTTGATCCTTGCCACGTCAAAGGGCGTGATGGGGGAGATGGCGCTGCACGATCCGGAGCAGCGTGAAGCCGCACGGCAGCAGCTCGTGCGGCTCATCACGTTATATGTCGAGGATCTGGCGCGGCAGTCTGCTCGCTAG
- a CDS encoding transporter substrate-binding domain-containing protein produces the protein MKKFALLLALLALALVDVAGAQSSDLPDLGGATITVAVENAYPPYNYLDESGNAIGWDYDVLNYICGLLNCVPEYIETSWDGMIVAVSNGEFDMAADGITITDDRKEIVDFSTGYVATDQVLLARADEDRYDGAEAFVANTDFIVGVQPGTTNYEVALDLVGESRIITYDTFAIAVQALIAGDIDAVVMDDVAGQGYIGVNADAVKIVGEPLVPTDELGFIFPKGSELVGAINAALAAMKADRTLDYFNAKWITQEGLPDLGGRTVTVAVENAYPPYNYLDESGNPIGWDYDVINDICSRLNCVPEFIETSWDGMIVAVSNGEFDMAADGITITEDRREIVDFSVGYVATDQVLLARADEDRYDGAESFIANEEFIVGVQPGTTNYEVAVELVGESRIITYDTFAIAVQALIAGDIDAVVMDDVAGQGYIGVNADAVKIVGDPLVPTDALGFIYPKGSDLVAPFDLAFAEMRIDGSLAAYNQKWIIDGGE, from the coding sequence ATGAAGAAGTTCGCACTTCTACTGGCATTGCTTGCGTTGGCGTTGGTCGATGTCGCTGGGGCGCAAAGCAGTGACCTGCCGGACCTTGGCGGCGCCACAATCACGGTCGCCGTTGAAAACGCGTATCCGCCCTATAACTATCTCGACGAATCCGGCAATGCCATCGGCTGGGACTACGATGTCCTCAACTACATCTGCGGTCTGCTGAACTGCGTCCCCGAATACATCGAGACATCGTGGGACGGCATGATCGTGGCTGTGAGCAACGGCGAGTTCGATATGGCCGCCGACGGCATCACCATCACGGACGACCGCAAGGAGATCGTCGATTTCTCGACCGGCTATGTGGCAACCGATCAGGTGCTGCTTGCACGCGCCGATGAGGATCGTTACGACGGTGCAGAGGCGTTTGTCGCGAATACCGATTTCATCGTCGGTGTTCAGCCGGGAACCACCAACTACGAAGTCGCTCTCGACCTCGTTGGTGAAAGCCGCATCATTACCTACGACACGTTCGCGATCGCTGTGCAGGCACTGATCGCCGGCGACATCGACGCCGTCGTTATGGACGACGTCGCCGGTCAAGGCTACATCGGCGTCAACGCCGACGCGGTGAAGATCGTCGGTGAGCCGCTCGTCCCGACTGACGAACTTGGTTTCATCTTCCCGAAGGGCTCGGAACTGGTTGGGGCGATCAACGCGGCACTTGCCGCGATGAAGGCCGATCGCACGCTGGATTACTTCAACGCCAAGTGGATCACGCAGGAAGGACTGCCCGACCTCGGTGGACGTACGGTAACGGTAGCCGTGGAAAATGCCTACCCGCCGTACAACTACCTGGACGAGTCCGGCAACCCGATCGGCTGGGACTACGATGTCATCAACGACATCTGCAGCCGGCTCAACTGTGTGCCGGAGTTCATCGAGACGTCGTGGGACGGCATGATCGTCGCGGTTAGCAACGGTGAATTCGACATGGCTGCCGACGGTATCACCATCACTGAAGATCGCCGTGAGATCGTCGACTTCTCGGTTGGCTACGTCGCCACTGATCAGGTGCTGCTTGCTCGCGCCGACGAGGATCGTTACGACGGCGCAGAGTCGTTCATCGCAAACGAGGAGTTCATCGTTGGGGTCCAGCCCGGTACGACCAACTACGAGGTTGCGGTCGAGTTGGTCGGCGAGAGCCGGATCATCACCTACGATACCTTCGCAATCGCGGTACAGGCACTAATCGCTGGCGATATCGACGCGGTCGTCATGGATGACGTAGCTGGTCAGGGTTACATTGGCGTCAATGCCGATGCGGTGAAGATCGTGGGCGATCCGCTGGTCCCGACGGATGCGCTCGGTTTCATCTATCCGAAAGGTTCCGACCTGGTTGCGCCGTTCGACCTTGCATTCGCCGAAATGCGCATCGACGGGTCGCTCGCCGCGTACAACCAGAAGTGGATCATCGACGGCGGCGAGTAG
- a CDS encoding ABC transporter permease subunit (The N-terminal region of this protein, as described by TIGR01726, is a three transmembrane segment that identifies a subfamily of ABC transporter permease subunits, which specificities that include histidine, arginine, glutamine, glutamate, L-cystine (sic), the opines (in Agrobacterium) octopine and nopaline, etc.) yields MAYIQKLIPPRYLRLAFAVFFLAVLLLPYWFEVIAPSSGELQGYRITGIGDDAVWLLYVAAGHALVGAVLGFVGAISGPNARLVLVFAGVLAAAYFILRLLVPASIALDPAGIDPAVALQPAAGYWAGLIATAVLLAQFVLIRADGRIDDKKLPLPLRIGARLLGDERLIKAALQLAFTAIVIVAAIGLARSVDSSLREKNLAPNFDFWSTRAGFSIGGAEGYYSPDESYWRAYVVGVENTIRVVILGLPLATIVGIFFGVCLLSTNFLVKTIARVYVEILRNTPLLVQLFACYFILVLTLPAIRFAIEFPQGNPLVALSNRGLVLPAFYPTDRFIPFAVIAVVGFVMAYVVHRELGQISEKTGKPTPKLWIALGIVAAAVVIGWGVATFAPAPETVTVASGSETVEMPVGEAMSQNLLTNEQLREVSRSPLVMEQPRRQGLRYVSGVNYSGEYIALLLGLVIYTSAFVAEIVRAGIQAVDKGQVEAARALGFGYSKTLRLIILPQALRVIIPPMGNQYLNLAKNSSLAIAISYADLFQVSNTIINQSGQTVSVFVIIMATYLTMSLLISYVMNTVNSRFQLVTRSPQSGGGLFAIFAPHGAIGSLVRKAVPQRGGR; encoded by the coding sequence ATGGCCTATATCCAGAAATTGATCCCGCCCCGCTATCTTAGGCTAGCATTCGCGGTTTTCTTTCTCGCTGTTCTGTTGCTGCCTTATTGGTTCGAAGTCATCGCACCTTCCTCCGGCGAGCTGCAGGGCTATCGCATTACAGGTATCGGCGATGACGCTGTTTGGCTGTTGTACGTCGCCGCTGGCCATGCGCTGGTCGGCGCAGTGCTCGGGTTTGTCGGTGCTATAAGCGGCCCGAATGCGCGCCTCGTGCTGGTGTTTGCAGGCGTCTTGGCCGCCGCGTATTTCATATTACGGCTGCTGGTCCCTGCCTCCATCGCATTGGACCCTGCGGGTATCGATCCGGCTGTTGCGCTGCAACCTGCTGCGGGGTATTGGGCCGGGCTGATCGCTACGGCTGTACTCCTCGCGCAGTTTGTCCTGATTCGCGCCGACGGGCGCATCGATGACAAAAAGCTGCCCCTACCGCTTCGGATCGGCGCACGATTGCTCGGAGACGAGCGGCTGATTAAGGCGGCGCTCCAGCTCGCGTTTACAGCAATCGTGATTGTCGCCGCAATCGGGCTGGCTCGCAGCGTGGATTCATCGCTCCGCGAGAAGAATCTGGCGCCGAACTTCGACTTCTGGAGCACGCGTGCTGGCTTCAGCATCGGTGGCGCAGAAGGCTACTACTCGCCCGACGAATCCTACTGGCGGGCCTACGTCGTCGGTGTCGAAAACACGATCCGGGTCGTCATTCTGGGCCTGCCGCTTGCGACCATCGTCGGAATCTTCTTTGGCGTCTGCTTGCTAAGTACGAATTTCCTCGTGAAGACCATCGCGCGGGTCTACGTCGAGATTCTGCGCAATACGCCGCTGCTGGTACAACTGTTTGCGTGCTATTTCATCCTTGTGTTGACGCTGCCGGCAATCCGGTTTGCGATCGAGTTTCCGCAAGGCAACCCGCTCGTCGCCTTATCCAACCGTGGCTTGGTACTGCCAGCGTTCTACCCCACTGACCGCTTCATTCCATTTGCCGTGATCGCCGTCGTCGGGTTCGTGATGGCATACGTCGTACACCGCGAACTCGGCCAAATCTCCGAAAAGACCGGAAAACCGACGCCGAAGCTGTGGATTGCGCTGGGTATCGTCGCTGCGGCGGTCGTCATTGGATGGGGTGTTGCGACGTTTGCCCCTGCTCCCGAAACCGTAACAGTCGCAAGCGGCAGCGAAACGGTCGAAATGCCGGTTGGCGAGGCGATGTCGCAGAATCTGCTGACGAACGAACAGCTTCGCGAGGTGTCGCGGTCCCCGCTGGTGATGGAACAGCCACGGCGTCAGGGCTTGCGGTACGTCTCGGGCGTCAACTATTCCGGCGAGTACATCGCGCTCCTGCTTGGACTCGTCATCTACACGTCGGCGTTCGTCGCCGAGATCGTTCGGGCCGGCATTCAGGCGGTCGACAAGGGACAGGTCGAGGCAGCGCGCGCACTGGGCTTCGGCTATAGCAAGACGCTGCGGCTCATCATCTTGCCGCAAGCCCTCCGCGTAATCATTCCGCCGATGGGCAATCAGTATTTGAACCTCGCCAAGAACTCGAGCCTCGCGATCGCGATCTCGTATGCCGACCTGTTCCAAGTTAGCAACACCATCATCAACCAGTCCGGGCAAACGGTCTCCGTGTTCGTCATCATCATGGCGACGTACCTCACCATGAGTCTGCTCATCTCATACGTCATGAACACAGTCAACAGCCGGTTCCAGTTGGTCACGCGTTCGCCGCAATCAGGCGGCGGCCTATTCGCGATCTTCGCGCCGCACGGGGCAATAGGATCGCTTGTCCGCAAAGCCGTGCCGCAGCGGGGAGGCAGATGA
- a CDS encoding ABC transporter permease, producing MTAITRSTTTLAATMDGRSRVMPFVGQVFMLTWRTLVTNFRVPAVVLPPIVISAFFLLVYQSTLGGASGFIPGLRGQSYLGFILPLSVVSAALSGAGVAGQSIVRDIDNGYFDKLMLTPVSRAALLLGPMLAGAVILALQTSVVVGLAVLLGLEPATGFAGILGVIGFALFLGTGFAGFTVGIALFSGNAAATQGASFIFFPLSFLAPTFVPLELLTGWIKTAAQFNPITYILDAMRTILNTGWDTDIILRGLSSCAVLAVVLFAFATFALRARTKRR from the coding sequence ATGACTGCGATCACCCGCAGCACGACGACGCTTGCTGCAACCATGGATGGCCGTTCCCGCGTGATGCCGTTTGTCGGCCAAGTATTCATGCTGACGTGGCGCACGCTCGTCACCAACTTCCGAGTGCCGGCGGTCGTCCTGCCGCCAATCGTCATCAGCGCCTTCTTCCTGCTGGTGTACCAATCGACGCTGGGCGGGGCGTCGGGATTTATCCCCGGCCTGCGCGGGCAGAGCTACCTCGGCTTCATCCTTCCGCTGTCGGTCGTGAGCGCGGCTCTGAGCGGCGCAGGCGTGGCCGGGCAGAGCATCGTGCGCGACATCGACAACGGCTACTTCGATAAGTTGATGCTGACGCCGGTCAGCCGTGCAGCGCTGCTGCTTGGGCCGATGCTTGCCGGTGCTGTCATCCTCGCGCTGCAGACCAGCGTCGTCGTCGGGCTTGCAGTCCTGCTCGGCCTTGAGCCGGCGACTGGATTTGCCGGCATCCTCGGCGTGATCGGCTTCGCGCTGTTCCTCGGCACGGGCTTCGCCGGCTTCACTGTGGGAATCGCGCTGTTCAGCGGTAACGCGGCGGCGACACAGGGCGCGAGCTTCATCTTCTTCCCGCTGTCGTTCCTCGCGCCGACGTTCGTTCCGCTGGAGCTGCTCACGGGCTGGATCAAGACGGCCGCACAGTTCAACCCGATCACGTACATCCTCGACGCGATGCGAACGATCTTGAACACAGGATGGGACACCGATATCATACTGCGCGGCCTGTCAAGCTGCGCGGTGCTGGCAGTCGTGTTGTTCGCCTTCGCGACCTTCGCCCTGCGCGCGCGCACCAAGCGGCGCTAG